The Impatiens glandulifera chromosome 3, dImpGla2.1, whole genome shotgun sequence genome contains a region encoding:
- the LOC124932440 gene encoding transcription factor BEE 3-like, translated as MAGFMSDRPSFSLHDIDSTTTAPPANPFSDILFNQSTTAMENSTLNIQNLMGTFPFDHHFQTSVFSNFPMGSRPPENQEFKKRRESSSEEYSSPPLSENDERSARQKNGSRRGKRMKIIDKDSKDVVHVRAKRGQATDSHSLAERVRREKINERLRCLQDIVPGCYKTMGMAMMLDEIINYVQSLQNQVEFLSMKMTTASTYYDFNSLENDVSEEMQRAKVIDQAQKLEQRTTKQGHEGFPSTQQGLFDFCFGNYHTNHHTPI; from the exons aTGGCCGGATTCATGTCAGACCGACCGTCTTTCTCTCTCCACGACATCGATTCAACAACCACTGCGCCGCCGGCGAACCCATTCTCCGATATCCTCTTTAACCAATCTACCACCGCCATGGAGAATTCAACTCTCAACATTCAGAATCTGATGGGTACATTCCCATTCGATCATCATTTCCAAACATCCGTTTTCTCCAATTTTCCGATGGGTTCCCGGCCGCCGGAAAATCAAGAATTCAAGAAGAGGAGAGAGAGCAGCTCCGAAGAGTACTCATCTCCTCCACTGTCAGAGAACGACGAAAGATCAGCTAGGCAGAAAAat ggTTCAAGAAGAGGGAAGAGGATGAAGATCATAGATAAGGACTCAAAAGATGTTGTGCATGTTAGAGCTAAAAGAGGCCAAGCTACTGATAGTCATAGTTTGGCAGAAAGG GTTAGAAGAGAAAAAATCAATGAGAGACTGAGGTGCTTACAAGATATTGTGCCAGGATGTTATAAA ACTATGGGCATGGCTATGATGTTGGAtgagataattaattatgtacAATCCTTGCAAAATCAGGTTGAG TTTCTATCAATGAAAATGACAACAGCGAGTACATATTACGATTTCAACTCATTAGAGAACGATGTTTCCGAAGAAATGCAG AGAGCAAAGGTAATTGATCAGGCACAAAAATTAGAGCAAAGAACTACCAAGCAAGGACATGAAGGTTTCCCCTCCACCCAACAGGGCCTGTTTGACTTTTGTTTTGGAAACTATCATACAAATCATCATACTCCAATATGA